One stretch of Microbacterium terrae DNA includes these proteins:
- the urtE gene encoding urea ABC transporter ATP-binding subunit UrtE: MLEITGVTAGYGRTEVLHDVTVSIPAGHAVSVMGHNGAGKTTLLRVATGLIPVMRGKVLIDGEDVTKLPPSKRVKRGLGYVPQGQQSFPQMTTLENLQLVAKRQSDIDEVFDLFPVLKDLLARRAGLLSGGQRQQLAIARTLLTKPRLLVLDEPTEGIQPNIVADIERVIIDLTRRGDLSVLLVEQHVGFALRSTGTYYVLQSGRITMTGEGGAAAIDSVRDAMAI, from the coding sequence ATGCTCGAGATCACAGGGGTCACGGCCGGGTACGGACGCACCGAGGTGCTCCACGACGTGACAGTCAGCATTCCCGCCGGGCACGCGGTGTCGGTCATGGGGCACAACGGCGCGGGCAAGACGACGCTGCTCCGCGTCGCCACCGGCCTCATCCCGGTCATGCGCGGCAAGGTGCTCATCGACGGTGAGGACGTCACGAAGCTCCCACCGTCGAAGCGGGTCAAGCGGGGGCTCGGCTACGTGCCGCAGGGCCAGCAGTCGTTCCCGCAGATGACGACGCTCGAGAACCTGCAGCTCGTGGCCAAGCGCCAGAGCGACATCGACGAGGTGTTCGACCTGTTCCCGGTGCTCAAGGACCTGCTGGCCCGCCGCGCCGGGCTCCTTTCGGGCGGACAGCGCCAGCAGCTCGCCATCGCCCGGACGCTGCTCACCAAACCGCGTCTGCTCGTGCTCGACGAGCCGACCGAGGGCATCCAGCCGAACATCGTGGCCGACATAGAGCGGGTCATCATCGATCTCACCCGTCGCGGCGACCTCTCGGTGCTCCTGGTGGAGCAGCATGTCGGCTTCGCGCTGCGCTCCACCGGAACGTACTACGTCCTGCAGTCGGGTCGGATCACGATGACGGGCGAGGGAGGGGCGGCCGCCATCGACAGCGTCCGCGACGCGATGGCGATCTGA
- a CDS encoding ABC transporter ATP-binding protein — MSGTAPVAGAAAPLVPDEETSVKVSNLTVTFDGFTAVDDVSLLMLKGQVHFLIGPNGAGKTTLVDALTGLVPATGTATYDGMDLISMKTDKIIRAGVGRTFQTATVFDELSVLQNLDIAGGVHRRAWGLPFTRRGVPDYVESALETIGLSALRDKPAGILAHGQKQWLEIGMLLVQDAKVMFLDEPVAGMNADERDETGQLLRRIGDQRTIIVIEHDMDFVRSYAEWVTVMHLGKLLTAGTVEQVQADKRVQEVYLGTAADAAVEGEGGH; from the coding sequence ATGAGCGGCACCGCTCCGGTCGCCGGCGCCGCGGCACCGCTCGTGCCCGACGAGGAGACGTCGGTGAAGGTCTCGAACCTCACCGTGACCTTCGACGGGTTCACCGCCGTCGACGACGTCAGCCTCCTCATGCTCAAGGGGCAGGTGCACTTCCTGATCGGTCCCAACGGAGCGGGAAAGACGACCCTGGTCGACGCGCTCACCGGGCTCGTCCCCGCGACGGGCACCGCGACATACGACGGCATGGACCTGATCTCGATGAAGACGGACAAGATCATCCGTGCCGGGGTCGGGCGCACGTTCCAGACCGCGACCGTCTTCGACGAGCTCTCCGTTCTCCAGAACCTCGATATCGCGGGCGGCGTGCACCGCAGGGCGTGGGGCCTGCCCTTCACCCGGCGCGGGGTGCCCGACTACGTCGAGTCGGCGCTCGAGACCATCGGACTCTCGGCACTGCGTGACAAGCCGGCCGGCATCCTCGCCCACGGCCAGAAGCAGTGGCTCGAGATCGGCATGCTCCTGGTGCAGGACGCGAAGGTGATGTTCCTCGACGAGCCGGTGGCGGGCATGAACGCCGACGAGCGCGACGAGACGGGGCAGCTCCTGCGCCGCATCGGCGACCAGCGCACGATCATCGTGATCGAGCACGACATGGACTTCGTCCGCAGCTACGCGGAGTGGGTGACGGTCATGCACCTCGGCAAGCTCCTCACCGCGGGGACCGTCGAACAGGTGCAGGCCGACAAGCGCGTCCAGGAGGTCTACCTCGGGACTGCGGCCGATGCGGCCGTCGAGGGTGAGGGTGGTCACTGA
- the urtC gene encoding urea ABC transporter permease subunit UrtC, with amino-acid sequence MRKLQPWYSLIGIAVFAVILLAVAPSVLSLHWINNLGKYCCWAIVAVGIGMAWGRGGMLVMGQGVFFGLGAYAMAMHMTLETAGPGAVPTFMVLYDPLAPLPALWEPFRSPLFTIAAIIVLPLVVAGILGYALFKRRVKGAYFAILTQALAVALAVFVSSTIRETGGDTGLSGFKYFFGFVLTDDTNKIMIYMITAALLIVCMVVAWQLYRSRFGELLLATRDAEERVRFLGYDPANIKLVAFVIAAIMASIGGAMFVPIVGIITPQEIGASASILMIAGVALGGRASLFGPVLGAMAIGWGQSSLSSSWPEGWIYLLGLLFIVVTLFLPNGLASLFSRAKGFIRRGRADTTPAPTAPEKEEVVA; translated from the coding sequence ATGAGAAAGCTCCAGCCGTGGTACTCGCTCATCGGCATCGCCGTCTTCGCGGTGATCCTGCTCGCGGTGGCACCCTCGGTGCTTTCGCTGCACTGGATCAACAACCTCGGGAAGTACTGCTGCTGGGCCATCGTCGCCGTCGGGATCGGAATGGCGTGGGGCCGCGGCGGGATGCTCGTCATGGGGCAGGGCGTCTTCTTCGGACTCGGCGCCTACGCGATGGCGATGCACATGACCCTCGAGACCGCCGGGCCCGGAGCGGTCCCGACCTTCATGGTGCTGTACGACCCGCTCGCGCCGCTTCCGGCACTGTGGGAGCCGTTCCGCAGCCCTCTGTTCACCATCGCCGCCATCATCGTGCTGCCGCTCGTCGTGGCCGGCATCCTGGGCTACGCGCTGTTCAAGCGTCGGGTCAAGGGGGCGTACTTCGCCATCCTCACCCAGGCGCTCGCGGTCGCGCTCGCCGTGTTCGTCAGCTCGACGATCCGCGAGACCGGCGGCGACACCGGCCTCAGCGGGTTCAAGTACTTCTTCGGGTTCGTCCTCACCGACGACACCAACAAGATCATGATCTACATGATCACCGCCGCCCTGCTGATCGTGTGCATGGTCGTGGCGTGGCAGCTGTACCGCAGCAGGTTCGGCGAACTGCTGCTGGCCACCCGCGACGCCGAGGAGCGCGTGCGGTTCCTCGGCTACGACCCCGCCAACATCAAGCTCGTCGCCTTCGTCATCGCCGCGATCATGGCGAGCATCGGCGGGGCGATGTTCGTGCCGATCGTCGGCATCATCACGCCGCAGGAGATCGGGGCCTCGGCATCGATCCTCATGATCGCCGGCGTCGCCCTCGGGGGTCGCGCCTCGCTCTTCGGGCCCGTCCTCGGGGCGATGGCGATCGGCTGGGGGCAGTCGAGCCTCTCGTCGAGCTGGCCCGAAGGATGGATCTACCTCCTCGGCCTGCTCTTCATCGTGGTGACGCTCTTCCTGCCCAACGGCCTCGCCTCGCTGTTCAGCAGGGCGAAGGGATTCATCCGGCGGGGCAGGGCGGACACGACCCCGGCGCCGACGGCGCCCGAGAAGGAAGAGGTGGTGGCATGA
- the urtB gene encoding urea ABC transporter permease subunit UrtB, with translation MESLIPPLLNGTALGALLLLSALGLTLTFGQMGVINMAHGEFIMAGAFVAYLTQLVIPSSNLSIPVALPLAFLVAGLLGLLLEVGIIQWMYRRPLDTLLVTVGVSLILQQAALQIFPAQGVPVENPAWLQGQIDVFGYAWPLRQVFTIALAGVCVAALAAWLKYTSFGRRIRATVQNRDLAETVGVRTRNVDRITFFVGSGLAGVAGVAASLIGGTNSQMGAQYIIPAFLVVVAGGIGQIKGTVIAAWAVGISMALFADWTTGSLAQVLAFILVVVFLQFRPQGLFTVRTRGLA, from the coding sequence GTGGAATCGCTCATTCCGCCGCTGCTCAACGGCACCGCACTCGGGGCCCTGCTGCTGCTGTCCGCCCTCGGGCTCACGCTCACCTTCGGGCAGATGGGGGTGATCAACATGGCGCACGGGGAATTCATCATGGCCGGCGCCTTCGTGGCCTACCTGACCCAGCTGGTCATCCCGTCGAGCAACCTCTCCATCCCGGTGGCGCTGCCCCTCGCGTTCCTGGTGGCGGGGCTCCTCGGCCTCCTCCTCGAGGTCGGCATCATCCAATGGATGTACCGCCGCCCCCTCGACACGCTGCTGGTGACGGTCGGCGTCTCGCTGATCCTCCAGCAGGCCGCGCTCCAGATCTTCCCCGCACAGGGCGTGCCGGTCGAGAACCCCGCTTGGCTCCAGGGTCAGATCGACGTCTTCGGCTACGCCTGGCCGCTGCGCCAGGTGTTCACGATCGCGCTCGCCGGCGTCTGCGTCGCAGCGCTCGCCGCCTGGCTCAAGTACACCTCGTTCGGTCGCCGCATCCGTGCGACCGTGCAGAACCGCGATCTCGCGGAGACCGTCGGCGTGCGCACCCGCAACGTCGACCGCATCACCTTCTTCGTCGGCTCGGGACTCGCCGGCGTCGCCGGCGTCGCCGCCTCGCTGATCGGCGGCACCAACTCGCAGATGGGGGCGCAGTACATCATCCCTGCGTTCCTCGTCGTGGTCGCCGGCGGCATCGGCCAGATCAAGGGCACCGTGATCGCCGCCTGGGCGGTGGGCATCTCGATGGCGCTCTTCGCCGACTGGACGACGGGCAGCCTCGCCCAGGTGCTCGCCTTCATCCTCGTCGTCGTCTTCCTGCAGTTCCGTCCGCAGGGCCTGTTCACCGTCCGCACCCGGGGGTTGGCATGA